A genomic stretch from Erigeron canadensis isolate Cc75 chromosome 9, C_canadensis_v1, whole genome shotgun sequence includes:
- the LOC122583919 gene encoding uncharacterized protein LOC122583919: protein MEIPVIDLSPYVNVVTGTFSCDEVLHPELKNVCKEVSRILRETGALLVRDPRCSSEDNDRFIDMMEKYFEQPDEVKRVQERPHQHYQVGSTPGGVEIPRSMVDLEMQKKLRALPKDRQPAIPTTPDLKSRYMWRVGPRPSNTRFKELNSEPVIPEGFPEWEKIMDSWGFKMIKTVEAVAEMAAIGFDLPKDSFTNLMKLGPHLLAPTGSDLGSHGEEGTVFAGYHYDINFLTIHYKSKFPGLSIWLRNGEKVEVKVPEKCLLIQAGKQLEWMTAGDCKAGMHEVVVTPSTLKAIQAAKQENRSLWRVSSTLFSNVASDAILKPLGHFAKSPLADSYPPMYAGDYFEKELSEIKLKGQNEVH, encoded by the exons atggagATTCCGGTGATCGATCTCTCACCATATGTGAATGTGGTGACGGGCACATTCAGTTGTGACGAAGTTTTGCACCCTGAACTCAAGAATGTGTGCAAGGAGGTTAGCCGCATTCTTAGAGAAACCGGTGCGTTGCTTGTTAGAGATCCAAGATGTTCGTCTGAAGATAATGACCGGTTTATCGATATGATGGAGAAGTATTTTGAACAGCCTGATGAAGTGAAGCGTGTTCAAGAGCGTCCTCACCAACATTACCAG GTTGGTTCAACACCAGGAGGAGTCGAAATTCCTCGTAGCATGGTTGATCTCGAAATGCAAAAGAAGCTGAGAGCACTACCCAAAGATCGTCAGCCAGCGATTCCAACAACTCCAGATCTTAAGTCTCGATATATGTGGAGGGTTGGCCCTCGGCCATCCAACACTCGTTTCAAG gAATTGAACTCTGAGCCAGTCATACCTGAAGGCTTCCCGGAATGGGAAAAGATCATGGACTCATGGGGTTTTAAAATGATAAAGACTGTAGAG GCTGTTGCGGAGATGGCTGCAATTGGGTTTGACTTACCAAAAGACTCTTTTACTAACTTGATGAAGCTG GGTCCGCATCTACTTGCACCAACAGGAAGTGATTTAGGAAGCCATGGTGAAGAAGGAACCGTGTTTGCAGGATATCATTACGAcataaactttttaacaatTCACTACAAAAGCAAATTTCCCGGGTTAAGTATCTGGCTGAGGAATGGGGAGAAAGTTGAAGTGAAAGTTCCTGAAAAATGTCTCCTTATTCAGGCTGGAAAACAG TTAGAATGGATGACTGCTGGTGACTGTAAGGCTGGTATGCATGAAGTTGTGGTAACTCCTAGTACACTCAAAGCAATTCAAGCAGCAAAACAAGAAAACCGAAGCCTTTGGAGGGTATCATCCACA CTATTTTCAAATGTGGCATCAGATGCTATTCTAAAGCCTTTAGGCCACTTCGCGAAATCGCCTCTTGCTGATAGTTATCCGCCCATGTATGCTGGAGATTATTTTGAAAAAGAGCTTTCAGAGATTAAGCTTAAAGGACAGAACGAGGTGCATTAG